The genomic window cagcctggccaacatggtgaaatcccatctctactaaaaataaaattctgagatTGCTGTTTCCCTGCACTAGACGTGAATGGGGGAGTTGATCGATTGTAAAAATCAcgtgaggctgggcgtggtggctcatgcctgtaatcccaacactttgggaggccgaggcaggtggatctcaaggtcaggagtttgagaccagcctgggcaacatggtgaaacgccgtctttactaaaaatacaaaaattagctgggtgtggtggggggcgcctgtaatctcagctactcaggaggctgaggcaagagaattgcttgaacccaggagtcggaggttgcagtgagccaagattgtaccactgcactccagcctgggcaacagagccagactccgtctcaaaataaataaatacataaaaaataataaaataaaatttacagaatCAGTCCCTTACACTAAACACACTTCAAGCACATGGTAGCCagagaacatttctatcattgcagaaagttctactggataGTGTTGTTATTAGATTTGGCAGGGAAGGGAGAATTCAGTACTTGACAAACCACAATACAACAGCAATTAAAACGAAAGGCCTCACATATTTATTACTGAACCCAGCCAACCAACGTGTTCATAACAGATTCAGAGAGGAAAACATGTCGAAATCTCCAGCTAGTGGTGACATTTTCAGCTTGATATGGTAACATGATCGTGACCTTCAGACAGCATAAATATGTGTGCCATCTCATGTGCAATTCCTTACAGACCCAGCTTGGTTCTTCTCCAATGTCTCCTTTTGGAGTTGTacctacacagaaaaaaatgtcaagtTACAAAGGCAGTCTGACAGCAATGTAGCTGTTCCCATTCACATAACCTTTTAGGTACCACAAAATACAAAAGGTACTGCTTTTCTCTCCTTTAACAAGTTTGGAGTTCTTTCTGGAGAGTAAAAAAAATGATTCCCTACGTGTTTAAAAACTAGCCAAGTTTTATCCTCTCAAAATAATTTCAAGGCTAGGCTCTTAACTGGGATCAGAGTAGTGGTGAAGCCCACTCTCTCCAAGTTTACCTGCACCCACTTTTGATTCAATGGACCTGGAGGTATACATACTCTGAACCCCCTCATAATGGGTCACAAACACATAAAAGCTCCCgcatattttttttgagacagagtcgcctcccacccccaccccccaccacaccacccagctaatttttgtgtttttagtagaggcggggtttcaccatgttggccaggctggtctcgaactcctgacttcaagatccacccgcctcggcctcccaaagagttcagattacaggcatgagcgactgcacCTGGCCTCGCATTATCTTTACAATCGATCAACTACTCCATTCACCTCTAGTGCAGGGAAACAGCAATCCCAGAATTGTCCATGTCAATCTGTCATGATTTTACCCTCATAAAGGCAAAATCAAAAATGATTAACACAGCTTTTCTTTCAGCAGGATAATGGCAGTACTTCCACAAAATGAAGCACTGTAATTGCAGCCTGctttcaaagacatttttaacGCTGGAAGATAGATAAGACAATGAAAATCATTCCATTGGGTCAATTATCTGGGTCAAGGGTATATAATCTTACATACAAAATACCTTCCCAATTCTAGGAGACCACAGAGTTTAAGAGCAGGTTATTTATTGAACTAGGCATTGAgttttacatacatttttctttttttgagacagggtcacactgttgcccaggctgcagtgcagtggccggatcacagctcactgcagcctgtgaactcctgggctcaagtgatcctcccacttcagcctcctaaatagttaggactacaagcatgtgccaccaaatccagctaatttacttttttggtaaagatggacGGGggtggtctccctatgttgcccaggctggtctcaaattcctggcctcaagcaatcctcctgcgttggcctctcccaaagtgctgggattataggtatgaagcACTGTGCCTGGTTTATATATacttctttcactcttcacaagcAGGTCCCACCATCAGGCAGGACACAGAGAAACCCACGATCAAGTAGATGTATCAAATAATAAAGGACAGTGTCTAGCATCCAGTAAACGAATGATAAGCAATTAACTAGCCCATAACATTACAATGGGTGGCAATTTTCACATCTAACTGGCTAAATGAACCAAGGAAATAGGCCCTCAACGTTAGCCCTAAGAAGCCACACTTTTAAGTCTTCTTAGCAAACCAATCCCACTAGCTTTGCCATACAAGTCGAATCaagttctggctgggcgcggtggctcatgcctttaatcccagcatgttgggaggccgaggcgggtggatcacgaggtcaggagttcatgaccagcctggccaagatggtgaaaccccgtctctagtaaaaatacaaaaattagccaggtgtggtggcaggcacctgtaatgccagctacatgggaggctgaggcaagagaatcgcttgaactcaggaggcagaggttgcggtgagccaagatcacaccattgcactccagcctgggcaatgagagcaaaactccgtctcaaaaaaaaaaaaaaaaaagtgctttgactagcctgggcaacgtggcgaaaccccatctctacaacaggtacacaaattagccaggcatggtggtgaacacctgtagtcccagctactcaggagtaggctgaggtgggagggttgcaccactgcactcagcctgggtgagagagcgactGCTGAACCTCGGGCAACTCTCGCTGATTCTTGCTTATTTTTCCTCCCTTCAAAACCTGTCTCAAGGCCCATCAGGTCCAAAGAGCGATGGGCTGAAAAAGCCATGCAGGAGACTGAGTTTCAGGCCTAGCTTTCCCTGGAGTTAGTCTAGATGACCTTGGAGGTCCTTCATAGCAATTCTAGTaatgtttttcctttgagatCAACTACTTCTGCAGTAGAGGACAGTTTTCCAATCTTTTCTAGTCtctttttagaaaagagaaacatcTAAAAAACTGcgctaggtgtgatggctcacgcctgtaatctctgcactttggtagggtgagacaggaggattgcttgagctcaggagttcaagaccagcctgggcaacacagagagaccccatctctacaaaaaatttaaaaattagccaggtgtggtggcgtgtgcctgtagtcccagctactcagagagatgaggtgggagggtcactccagcctggtaggTAGAGGCTGCGGTGATAGTGTCAATGCAGCATGTaaaacagaacaagatcctgtctcaaaaaacaaaaacaaaggccaggcacaatggcttatgcctgtaatcccagcactttgggaagccaagaggggcagatcacttgagctcaggagtttgagaccagcctggccaatatagtgaaatcccatctctactaaaaatacaaaacttagctgggcgtggtgacacatgcctgtagtcccagctactctgaaggctgaggcataagaatcacttgaacctgggaggcagaggttgcagtgagccgagattgtgccactgcactccagcctgggcaagagcgagactccgtctcaaaaaataaaaaacaaaatacaaaaacaaaaagcctaaaAATACTGACTGGGTCTTCCCCACCAGGATGTGTATAAGACAGCCTTCCACATTATGACCTAGCTCAGACTGAAGATGACCAGGAAATTAACAAGTATTGGAGAATTATCTGCCCATAAGCCCAGATGTGGGCTGGATGCAGTGCAGAAACAAAggaagtatgtttttaaaaaggaatttgagAATGCTGTCAGAGGGTGGATTGGATTGCATGCAATTTTAATCATGTATTTATACTCAAAAAGTaaccctggccaggcacagtggctcctacATTTAGCAAAATACAAGCAGTATGATGGAGGTCTTACCtgattttatttccagttttcatcCGAATCCACTGGGGAATGGGacgattttgcttttgtttcttggccAGGAATCGCTTAATCCTGAAAGTCTTGTgagaagactgggaagaaaatgcAATCAATTTAGACAATGATATTAGAGCCTGCCCGAATGATTCAAAGTCAAGAACTCCTTCAAACCAACATTTGAGTGCTTAACACATACCCCAGCCCCAAAATCTTCTCAACGCTAAGCCATCAAGCCAAGCAAGTCTCTGACCCTCACAACTTCTCTGGGGGCAGATACCACAGTTTTCCATCGTTCAAATAAAGTTAGTGGAATCAGGAGGTTAAGAAACATGCACAAAATCAGAGCATCAATGtgcagaaccaggattcaaacccaggtccttTCTGCTCCACAGCCAGAGGCTACCTTTCAATTTACCCTGCGGTCCCCCAGGGACTCAGCCGACCACATTGGGAATGGCTAAGGAATCTGACTTCCTGGGAAGAACACAGCTTTGAGTCAAACAGAACCACCTACCTATCATTTGCAAGTCAACGAATCTCAGTGCTCTACTTTGTAAAACAGGGGTACATACTTTTCAAGTGTCATTGGGAGGGTAATTAAGACTTAGGGAAAGTCCCTGACATTCAGAAGATCTAACCTACTCACCATTTCGGTATTAATCCTAACTCTATCCCTACTGCTAAATTTCACTgcctaaaaaaataaacttttaaatttaaaaataaatgaaatgtcacTTTTCCAAGGATGACTGTCTCAATTTCTAGTTGCATCTTTTGGCTTTCATCTAAGGCCAACCCCAATACTCCCCCAAATCTACAGAATAATCTTGCAAAATTGGCACGGATGCAGGTTTAATGCCTGGCCAACCTGGACGAACATACCCTTGCATAATAATGGCAGCCAACACAAAGAAGGCAAAGATTACACCCCGCCCCCCATCCACAGTAGCAGTTGTAAATTTTGTCAAGTAATAAACTACTACTTGACAAGTAATAAAATACCAGTTCTTATCGCCTCCATATCTAGAAatcaacattttacatttcccAGTAAAGAGTGACTGGTTCGCTGCTGCCATTTACTAAGAAGGCCAGAATGACACACAGGTTCACAAAACACCCCTTGTTCTAGGCGCTTCCACGGGGTGACGCTCAAGTCTCTGAATAAACGTCCTCTAAACAAAAGTCCTGGGATCTAAAAATGTGGTTCGCTTCTCCACGCCAAGCTAAACCCTTTTAGAAAACCAGTAGCCCACATTACCCTCCTGATTACCCTCCACGTTGCGCATGCCACGGGCAGCCCACAGTCAGGCCACGATTTCGGGGTGGACTCTGGTTCTGGAGGctgccacctcccaccccccGCCTCCAGAACCAGAGTTCGCTACAAGCGAAGGGAAACCGGAATTCCTGCCCGACTCGGCAGCGGCCGGGCAAAGAGCGAGCCCCCTTGGATCCGCGGCCGCAGCGCAGCCCGTCCCTCTCCAGGTTGCTCGCTGGCTCACTAGCTTCCCTCCAGGCCACGAAAGACAACAGTGGCCGAACTGGATCTTTGCTTGAAAAAGCCTTTAAAAGGCTCCCGCCCCTCGACGCTCCGCGGGGTCCAGGCATTTCGTGGCAGCGGCCTCGGGTTTTGGGAAGCCACCCTGGGGCCGATGGGGGCCGATGGACTTACCATGGCGAGAAGCGGAGTCAAGAACACACCACGATGgcggagaaaggaagagaggggggAAGGTGGCGGAAGAACGAGATTAGAAGGCGCCTCTGATGGGCGGAGCTTAGGAGGTGACGCTATGCACCGACCGCCTCTTCTAGTCCTTTCTCTGCCTACCGGTGTGCTCCCGTGGCGCCGTGGGAAAGCGCGCTGGTTCCTGCCGAATGCAGTTAGCTTTGCTACGCTTCCCTAAGTGGGTTCCCCCAGGGGCCCGGCAGTGTGCTAGGAGCACCCTGCTTCGTAAGTGAGGTAGACAGCCTGTGATAAATGCCAAAGTAGAAGCTCCTTCGAAAACCTAAGGAGCCGATTGGGCGGGACTAACCCTAAGGGAGGGCAGGGGAAGCGACCGTCACCTCCGGGCGCCGGGGACTGGGAACGCCGGGTCGGAGCTGGGCAGGCGGAGAGTAAGTGCCATTTTCCCAGAGGGCTACGAGTCATTTCGGCCTGGCTGGGAAGTGTGGGAAGGGACAGTCGTGTTGGAGGAAGCAGGAGAAGTTGGAGGGGGTTGGACCACGTGGACGCTTATGTAAGCCTAGGGGTTTTCGACTAGGCGAAAGGTTGCCAATCAAAGATTTCAATTCAGAAAGTTAGGGACAGAACCTCTTCCTTGGCTGCTAGGAAGTCCAGCCTGACATTGTAGCCCGCCTTTGGCAAGATGTACAATAACATGCGTTTGGGATGCTAGTGTTCCCCGTTTTCATCCTTTTCcccatttaaaagcaaaaacctttcCTTTTtgatgagtaaataaaataaacataaaaataagctgggcgtggtggctaacgcttgtaatcccagcactttgggaggcctaggcgggcggattacttgaagccaggagttcgagaccagcctggccaacatgatgaaaccccgtccctactaaaaatacaaaaaaactaaccaggcgtggtggtgggcgcctgtaatctcagctactcgggaggctgagacaggagaatcgcttgaacccgggaggcggaggttgcagtgagccgagattgggccactacactccagcctgggcaacaagagcgaaactccatctcaaaaaagaaaaagtaaataaataaacgcAAAAACCTCCATGTATATTTGCAGTCACCTCAAGCATTTTTGCACCAACGAATTACAGCAAGGGTTTTTAACCTGGAGTCCACAAGGGTCCATGTATAGAATTCAGAGGATCCCATGAACTTGAATGGgaaaatacaactttattttcaccaaatttaatgaaatttaatGCTTTCTTTATTTACGAATGTAGGCGACAGACCACAGTGGCATTAGCAGTACTTGTGACTTGGTCACTAATAGAAATCATAGATGGCTTCATATTACATTACAGTTGATGCAGATGTCTCCAGATATTATTTACACACTCACTTCCTTTAAATTACATTAGTTATAAGTTCACAAATAGAACTATGTTAAGAAGGCCATATATTACTATAgcacacatttctttctttttttttttttcaagactgaGTCTccctttattgcccaggctagagtgcaatggcacaatcttggctcactgcaacctccgcctcccgggttcaagtgattctcatgcctcagcctcccgagtagctgggattacaggcacgcgctaccacgcccagctaatttttgtatttttagtagagacagagtttcgccatgttggctaagctggtctcaaactcctgacctcaagtgatccgcccgcctcggcctcccaaagtgttgggattactggagtgtgctaccgtgcccggcctaaagtcacattctgaggtcctggggattagggcttcaacacatgaattttgggggaacataatTTAGCTCATGACACCACCAGTCACCTTCTAAGGCCGAATTCAAATGCTGTCTCTTCCCCTTAGCTGGAAATCATCACCCCTTCAACACTGTTGGAATAGTTTATTCGTACCTTTCTTATGGCTCCTAGCACTATCTGTTCTGTTGCAATGCAAAAGGATGAAAGTAACAGTGGCTGCTGCTTATGGGGCTTGATAGTTACCATGTACCTGCATGTATTAATTCAAGCCTCACTGTGAGCTTACCATGTTTTACCAGTGACCTTTTGAACCCTCACCAGAATGCTGCAAGGTAAGTATGGTtaatcatcctcattttacagaagagggaaCTGCAGCAGGGACAGATTAAGTTGtatacccaaggtcacacagctactatgTCGCACAGCCAGTAGTCAGACTCAGGTAGTCCAGGCTTCAGAGTCTGTGCTGTCGCCACTACCCTCTACTGCCTTTTCAACACAGATTTTGGGAACCTACTCCGTCTGGTTCGGGTCTTCGTGCTGGGGGTACAGGAGCAAACAAATCTGaccaaaaatccctgccctcttgGAGTCTTGTGGCGATGGTATGGTTCTGGATTTTTTTGTGGTGGGAATTATACAAAGCTACACATGTGATagaatttgccaggtgtggtgactcacgtctgtaatcccagcactttgggaggctgaggcaggtgggtcacctgaggtcaagagttcgagatcagcctgaccaacatggtgaaaccctgtccctactaaaaatacaaaaattagccaagtgtggtggcgtgtgcctgtaatcccagctactcaggaggctgaggcaggagaatggcttctccagcctgggtgacagagcgagactctgtctcaaaacaaacaaaacaaattagccgggcatgatggtgcatgcctgtagtccaagctactcgggaggctgagacagggagaattgcttgaacccgggaggtggaggttgcagtgagccgagatcacgacactgcaccccagcctgggtgacagagtgagactgtctcaaaaaaaaaaaaacaaaaaaaaaaaacagaattctatACAACTCccccctgcccacccctgccccGGTGGGTATATGtataactggtgaaatctgaataagctcTGTGGACTGTGCCAATGTTAATTTCCtagttgtgatattgtactatagttatgCAAGATGCTAACACTGGGCAAAACTAGATAAAGGGTACACAGGGCCTCTCAGTCCCTTTCTTTGCAACTTCTTGTGAATCTattgttatttcaaaatacaagt from Nomascus leucogenys isolate Asia chromosome X, Asia_NLE_v1, whole genome shotgun sequence includes these protein-coding regions:
- the RPL39 gene encoding 60S ribosomal protein L39, with amino-acid sequence MSSHKTFRIKRFLAKKQKQNRPIPQWIRMKTGNKIRYNSKRRHWRRTKLGL